Proteins encoded in a region of the Prunus persica cultivar Lovell chromosome G4, Prunus_persica_NCBIv2, whole genome shotgun sequence genome:
- the LOC18779812 gene encoding uncharacterized protein LOC18779812, with the protein MNATDGLLLATTDTAKELKTGIHMHVAEIAYENQFVTETQKVDHGTVIHLEKIQFLHDNLLAAHTVWVNPAEGWCQSISLPCCCNENAWIFTYKRCLMLASVSLGTDGAPSNNRMSRVDEMYLASLINKGREVHTNGTTDPTALPAETVLKLNGDFKL; encoded by the exons ATGAATGCAACTGATGGATTACTACTTGCAACAACAGATACTGCCAAAGAACTGAAAACTGGGATTCACATG CATGTTGCAGAGATAGCATATGAGAATCAATTTGTGACAGAGACGCAAAAAGTTGACCATGGAACGGTCATACACTTGGAGAAGATACAGTTTCTTCACGACAATTTGCTAGCGGCTCATACAGTTTGGGTCAACCCTGCTGAG GGATGGTGTCAAAGTATCTCACTGCCCTGCTGTTGCAATGAGAATGCTTGGATTTTCACCTATAAGAGATGCTTGATGCTGGCATCTGTCTCTTTGGGAACAGATGGGGCACCCTCAAATAATAGAATGAGCAGAG TTGATGAGATGTACCTGGCTTCTCTGATTAACAAAGGACGGGAAGTTCATACAAATGGGACAACTGATCCTACTGCTCTTCCTGCTGAAACAGTTCTCAAGCTAAATGGCGACTTTAAACTCTGA